The Pseudorasbora parva isolate DD20220531a chromosome 19, ASM2467924v1, whole genome shotgun sequence genomic sequence AGGAGTGCACATTCACCAAGCATCGTCCAGACAGTGCTCTGCGTGTGCTGTTTAGCGGTTCACTCAGGCTTAAGTGTAAGATGGCCTGCTGTCAGCGCTGGTACTTCACCTTTAATGGGGCAGAATGCACTGGACCGTTACCCATAGAATCTATCATTTACCTGGACCAGGGCAGCCCTGAACTCAACTCCACCATAAACATACACAGGACGTCCACAGGTACCATTTACAAATGATATCCTTTGCATTTTTATCTGATCTGtaattacatttacaaaatagcaaagatgatacaaattgtacaattaaaaaaaacactgcagaCACTTAAAACACACTATATAAATACTGTGAAATGTTGCCAGTAAAAGGATTAATAACATTTCACTTTTAATAACACATTTAATAACTCATTCACTTTGTTTTTATGATGAACTACTTAAATATACATACATTGATTCATTTCCATATATACTAAAATAAAACAGCTTGatgttataaaaataatttttaaccaTAGTGCTTGTTTATGGCTGCATGTGTGAATCACACCCTCTGCAATTATGCAGATACATTTCACATCTATTTATGGCTTCGTGGTTTCCAAAATATGGTACATAGAAAACATAAAATTGACTCCAATTGACACCACCAAAATGTATATTCCATTAAAATATACACTCCACATATATTGTGTATTTACAAAAAGATGTGCATTTGAACACTTCTGCTTTTAACCACATTGTCCGTTTTTTAATCACACGTTCGTTAATCAAATGGCTTACACTTTCTCATGATCAGAACTGTTTAAAAATAGTATTTGGTTTGAAATACCATTCTTTCATAGCCATAATCCGCTGTTGTACGCAAGATTTACACATtaatttttttggaaaactcCCATGCTGAAACTCTTTGTCAAATGGATTCCTTTGAGTATTCTTTTGTGTGGTTGAATGCAGTTTGGCAGTTTTTCTAACCATCTATGCTGCAATTACAGCGAGACCAGAGGAATTTGAGAGCTCTGCGCGGTTTCTCACCAGCTCACATCTCAGCATTCACCCTACACTTACTCATCATTGCTCATCTTATCTACAGTACATTGTACAGGGATTTTAAATACAATTTGAATTCATTTAGCAAAACTGTACTGACTGCACAGtgcacaaataataataaactaaacGAATTACAATGAAAGTATGCCTTTACTGACATCACAAATGATCccaattaaataaattcaaaactttttGGATATATACTGacaccacaaacaaacaaacaatttttcattattattcattatttattaataactgACAACTAAACACAATTGTGACTTATATGTGAAAAATATCAGTTGCGCTTTATTTTATAGTACGTGCACTTTCAATTTACTTACagtggccctgtcccaaatggcaccctaaactcTCACAGCAGGGCCGGCACTAGCCATTTGGGTGccctaagcacaaatgcttggcGGTGCCCCCCTCCCCTCCACCTTTCCCTCGACTAATTGGTCTAGGCCTATATTAGCCTACTTTTGTATTGCTTTTGTATATTAACATACTCATTATTTATAGTAGCCTATTGTGATGATTTTTTCACGACCCAGATTTTTTGGTGAAGACCAAAAATGTGCAGTAAAGTGtgtcatttgggacagggccagtGTAGCCTACTTACCAAGTGTTACAATCCACGCCTGTCCCGGACTCCATTTCCCAGAATCCTCCCTGTCTCACACCTGAACTCACTTCCTCATCCTCTTTCCCGCTCTCCCTAGATTCCCTGCACCTGTGCTTCATTTATCAGTCATCTGTGTTTGCATTTAAGTTCCTccctgttcattcattctttgtCTGATCACTGTTATGTTTAGATTGTATAGTAGTTTTTCTGTTCATATTAAAGTTTGTTATATTTGGATCTCCTGCCTGTTCCTAAGCACACACCCGTAACACTAAgaaagtactgagtaatataaGGTAACTACATGAGTTAAGaataggtttaggggtaggttcagggttagtacctagttattacccagttattTTAATTACTACAATGAGTATATAATCTGTACTTGCGAAACAGGGCTGTAAAATAAAGCGCTACCAAAATATCTATACTTTAAGCTACACTGTAATTTTTCAATCCGCTAGAGGGCACCTAtacaaaacaaaggcatagtttgatgatgccaagtttgagcgcagaatcttgggacatgtggttttcacctcacagccggtggaaaagaatcgggactCATGTTCATAGATACGattattaaaggattagttcacccaaaaatgaaattgatgtcattaatgactcacccttatgtcgttcctcactcgtaagacctccgtttatcttcagaacacagtttaagatattttatattttagtcccagagcatatgtagtcaatgcccactttactgtccatgtccagaaagagaataaaaacatcatcaaagtagtccatctgtgacatcagttagttcattagaatctcttgaagcatcgaaaatacattttggtccaaaaatatcaaaaaccattaattttttcagcattgtcctctcttcccatgtttctccaaaaagattcaaacggttaataaatcagtgaatcgatcaataattcgggtcgccaatgttaCGTGGCGGTTTGATGTGatctgaactgctgaaatcacgtgacattggcgacccgaatcattgatcaattcacaccgtttgaatctttttggaaaacgcggaagagaagacaatgctgaataaaatcatagtttttgatatttttggaccaaaatgtattttcgatgcgtcaatagattctaatcaactaactgatgtcacagatggactactttgatgatgtttttattccctttctggacatggacagtaaagtgggcattgactacatttgctctgggactaaaatataaaatttcttaaactgtgttccgatgatgaacggaggtcttgcgggtgtggaacgacattagggtgagtcattaatgacataaatttcatttttgggtgaactaaccctttaacgttactgtagtatgtaGCAGAGCAGGAGagagtgttgagggagctgagcaaggccgctggagcgattgttgagcAACACACAGCTCGCGAGtaacaggacttttattatgacgggacgcaGGCGCTATTTTCGCTTTTTCGGTAATTGTTAttaggtaatgcagctctgtttcatattagatacatttaagtgtgtttaaaattatgttatgacattactctgtgtgttcgctcagtggctgcagtgacacttgttcacactgctaagagtaaagcgcttctgcagaaaccgagggtaacgcagatatgacgcgattgaccaGCGACTCCTTCAGATGTCCCGGTTAAAATAGGGTTAAAATatctccttggttaaaatagttggaaacatctgggatattgtaaaaactcacctgaacaaaatatataaaactggcctagtggtttttggatattttactgcaaaaatactacatagtgcaactTTAAGTAAGGTACaaattttcctcttttttttgtgacatgaatattttaatacaattatagtttttttatttgtgccatgagtttgtttatttatttaaaatcatgtttaataTTATGTTTAATTATTATACTTGTATAActcataaatatgaatattaatgtaaGAGAAATATGCATCTGCCTATATAATAACAACGCATTTATTACATTATGCAATATTGTTGAGTGCTACtgcttgtgtttttttcttctgtcaGTTGAGGGGCTCTGTGAGGGGATCCAGGCTGGTCTGGTGGATGTTGGGATTTGGGTGGGCACTTGTGCCGACTACCCTCGTGGTGACGCATCTACAGGATGGAACTCCGTATCCAGGGTGATCATCGAAGAGCTTCCAAAATGAGCATTCCATCTAACTGATCACTGTCGTCAGCAATAGAAGACAGCAACATCATGTTTCTTTCACAGAAAGGACGTTCCTCATAGAAATGGGACAAATTAAAGCTAATAGTGTTGCTTTGACTTTGTGCAACTCTCATGTTGTATATGATTATGATTCTCCAGCCCAGTTTTGTGACAGTTAAGACAGATTCAGTATGCTCAATTTAGATACAATTAGACAGAAATAAGTATCATGTTAGTACTATATGGTTCTTTGGACAATACCATGATACAATTTGAATGATGAAAAAGTACTTTGTGCTGATGGTAAATGAATATGGTAATGTTAACCTAAGATGTCATCACTGTACCATGTTACTGCCATCATATTGTTCTTTTTGTATGTAGAGAGTCCAACAAAGATGATCCTTGCTTTGCTAATATTTATTTAGTGGTTCTTCTTTGTACCTGGATGACTAGAACTCCACATATTTTTGtatccattgtttttttttattaccaaAAACTATCAAGTCAGAGTCATGTTTCACctcacaattaaaaaaaaatgatgtggaaaaaaatctcaacttatttactttaatatattattgttCAAGGGTTCAGGGTGGTTCAAGAAATTAAAACTTATCCAGTAAGGATAACGAATATGAAAAATCGAATGTTTTACTAAacatttttggtaacactttatggggaacacatttactacaacttttgcctcaataaactactaatttactgcttattaattgTTGGAGTAAGATAGTTTTTGTAGCCTTTACGTTTAGGTATTATTaagggtaggattaagggatgtaaaataaggtcatgaagaataaggcattaatatgtgctttataagtaacaaacaaccaatatcctagtaatatgcatgctaataagcaactagttaatagttaataactgaaccttaaaataaagtgttaccaaatttttatatggtttccacaaaaatgttaaGCAGCAGAGCTGTTTTAATATTGATAACAATAAAGTATaccaaatcagaatattagaaatatttgtgaaggatcatgtgacattgaagctTGGAGCAATGCCTGCTGAAAGCTtcagttccaaactgctttaagcctttatc encodes the following:
- the cthrc1a gene encoding collagen triple helix repeat-containing protein 1a — translated: MMVKILVQLLVCFWITLSFCVTEKVKERSGRQRDAEFTDKYQTCIQGVPGVQGRDGNPGINGIPGTPGIPGRDGLKGEKGECVTERFDDPWKPNFKQCAWNSLNYGIDLGKIAECTFTKHRPDSALRVLFSGSLRLKCKMACCQRWYFTFNGAECTGPLPIESIIYLDQGSPELNSTINIHRTSTVEGLCEGIQAGLVDVGIWVGTCADYPRGDASTGWNSVSRVIIEELPK